A stretch of the Candidatus Aegiribacteria sp. genome encodes the following:
- the ffh gene encoding signal recognition particle protein, which yields MTDRLSDAFRKLTGRGVLTESDIKQAMRQVRRALLEADVNFGVAKQFVSDVSTKAMGEKVLKSLAPGKQVIKIVNDEIVELLGTDRSPLQLSGKPPLVYLMIGLQGSGKTTTAARLAWWLSEKKGKRSLLAACDLQRPAAIDQLEKLAAKAKAGFYGRRDTKNPVAVLKDAIKEARLKSYDIVIADTAGRLHIDDDLMSELENVCRIADASETLLVLDGLSGQDAVNVAVEFQERIGFTGSVITKMDGDSRGGAALSFRAVTGKPIKFLGTGESIEGIEPMDPQRLAGRILGMGDVVGLVEKAQTAYDIKEAQKLEKKLISNSFTLEDFARELKRIRKMGSLTDLLGMLPKNMRPSGADIDESQFTRTSAIIGSMTVRERLHPEIINGSRRKRIAMGSGTKVNDVNRLLREFRSMKKMMKRMKSGKGIGVPGLFR from the coding sequence CTGACAGACAGGCTTTCGGATGCTTTCAGGAAACTGACCGGCAGGGGAGTACTTACGGAATCCGATATTAAGCAGGCAATGAGGCAGGTGCGACGCGCTCTGCTTGAGGCTGACGTTAATTTCGGAGTTGCGAAACAGTTCGTCAGTGATGTAAGCACAAAAGCCATGGGTGAAAAGGTTCTTAAGAGCCTTGCGCCTGGTAAGCAGGTAATCAAGATAGTTAACGATGAGATCGTTGAACTTCTGGGAACGGACAGGTCACCACTTCAGCTCTCCGGTAAACCGCCTCTGGTTTACCTCATGATAGGACTCCAGGGATCGGGAAAGACCACAACGGCAGCCAGGCTTGCCTGGTGGCTGTCTGAGAAAAAAGGCAAGAGATCTCTTCTGGCCGCATGTGACCTTCAGAGACCGGCTGCAATCGATCAGCTGGAGAAACTGGCAGCAAAGGCGAAAGCCGGTTTTTACGGCCGCAGAGATACGAAGAATCCTGTAGCGGTTCTGAAAGACGCTATAAAGGAGGCAAGGCTCAAGAGCTACGATATCGTGATTGCTGACACCGCTGGCCGGCTTCATATAGACGATGACCTGATGAGCGAACTTGAAAATGTATGCAGGATTGCGGACGCATCCGAAACACTGCTTGTGCTGGACGGTCTTTCCGGCCAGGACGCAGTGAACGTTGCTGTAGAGTTCCAGGAAAGAATAGGGTTCACCGGTTCGGTCATTACCAAGATGGACGGTGATTCGAGGGGTGGCGCCGCGCTTTCATTCAGGGCGGTAACCGGAAAGCCCATTAAATTCCTTGGAACGGGTGAGAGTATTGAGGGAATTGAACCTATGGATCCGCAGCGGCTTGCCGGTAGAATCCTTGGAATGGGCGATGTGGTCGGCCTGGTCGAAAAGGCGCAAACCGCGTACGATATCAAGGAGGCTCAGAAGCTTGAGAAGAAACTCATCTCCAATTCCTTTACGCTGGAGGATTTTGCCAGGGAGCTGAAGCGAATACGGAAAATGGGATCTCTCACCGACCTTCTTGGAATGCTGCCGAAGAATATGAGGCCTTCAGGAGCGGACATCGATGAATCCCAGTTCACAAGGACGTCCGCGATTATCGGTTCAATGACAGTAAGAGAAAGGCTCCACCCGGAGATAATTAATGGAAGCAGGAGAAAAAGAATAGCGATGGGCAGCGGCACAAAGGTGAACGATGTGAACAGGCTGCTGCGAGAGTTCAGATCAATGAAAAAAATGATGAAGCGGATGAAATCGGGAAAGGGAATAGGAGTTCCCGGGTTATTCCGCTGA
- the rpsP gene encoding 30S ribosomal protein S16: MVIIRLKRTGSKGEPSFRIVAADRRKAPSGKFLESFGYYDPLRKPMEVKVDEERVFHWLERGAQVSDTVRTLLKKTGTWKKWHKLSSGEEEVKPEVVFIKGENRTS, translated from the coding sequence TTGGTAATTATTCGTCTTAAAAGAACGGGAAGCAAGGGCGAGCCTTCCTTCAGGATTGTAGCTGCTGACAGGCGCAAAGCCCCAAGCGGAAAATTCCTGGAGAGTTTCGGCTACTACGACCCCCTGCGCAAGCCCATGGAAGTAAAAGTTGACGAAGAAAGAGTTTTCCACTGGCTTGAGAGAGGAGCTCAGGTTTCCGATACAGTGAGAACTCTTCTGAAGAAAACCGGAACCTGGAAGAAGTGGCATAAACTGTCTTCCGGTGAGGAAGAAGTTAAACCGGAAGTAGTGTTTATTAAAGGCGAGAATAGAACTTCCTAA